The genomic DNA CGCGGAACTGGCGCTCATCTCGATTCGCAAGACCCGGCTCCAGGAGCTGATCGATCAGGGCAGCGGCGCCGCGGGCTCGGTCAAGGCGCTCCGGGACAACCCCGAGCGATTCCTCGCCACGGTGCAGATCGGCATCACCGTCGTGGGCTCCACGGCGGCGGCCTTCGGCGGCGCGTCCATCGCCCAGCGCCTGAGCGCTCCCCTCCAGGGACTCGGACTGCCGCCGGAGCGCGCCGAGGGCGTGGCCTTCGCGCTGGTGGTGGGGCTCGTGTCCTACCTCTCCCTGGTGCTGGGAGAGCTGGTGCCCAAGTCGCTCGCCCTGCGCTACTCCGAGCGCTACGCCCTGATCATCGGTCCTCCCTTGAGGGGCCTGTCACGGTTGATGAAGCCCGTGGTGTGGCTGCTCACGTTCAGCTCCAACCTGGTGCTGCGCCTCTTCGGGGACAAGACGTCGTTCACCGAGTCCCGCCTGTCGCCCGAGGAGCTCCAGCAGCTCGTCGAGGAAGCGGCCCGCAGCGGCGGCCTCCATCCGCGCAGCGGGGAGATCGCCTCGCGCGCGTTCGACCTGGCGGACCTGTTGGTGACGGACGTGATGGTGCCCCGCACCCGCGTGGTGGCGCTGCGGCGGCACTCCTCTCCCCAGGAAGTCCAGCGGATGCTCCTGGAGGAGGGCCACAGCCGCATGCCCGTCTACGAGGGCAGCATCGATCACATCATCGGGTACGTGGTGGCCAAGGATCTGCTGTCGTTCGCGTTGGAGCAGCAGCTCATCCTGTTGGAGGACGTGCTGCGCCCCGCCTACTTCGTGCCCGAGGCCATGCGCGCCCTGGACGTGCTCCATCAGATGCAGGTGCGGCGGATCCAACTGGCCATCGTCGTGGACGAGCAGGGCGGGCTCGCGGGGGTCGTCACCATGAAGGACCTGGTGGAGGAGCTGGTGGGCACCATCGCGAGCGAGCACGAGACCCCACCCGACTCCATCCGGCACGAGCCCGAGGGCACCCTGGTCGTCGAGGCGACCCTGCCCATCCGGGAACTCAACCGGGCCCTCGAGTGGGTGGAACTGCCCGAGGGTGACACCTGGACCACCGTGGGCGGCCTGTGCACGTCCCTGGCCGGCGCCATTCCCACCACCGGAGCGCGCTTCACCCTGGCCGACGGCACCGTGCTCGAGGTCGTGGAGGCCTCGGCGCGCCGGGTGAAGCAGGTCCGCATCCACCCCGGACCCCGCTCGCCGGAAACCCAGCCCCCGGGGTGAGAGCCCACGCGCCTCGGGTTCAGGCCGCCCGCACCGCCGCCTCGCGGCCACAGGGGCGGCGGAAGACGCACCGGGCGCACGTGGAGGCGTCCTCCGTCTGAGGGAAGGCGGACTCGTCCTTGGGCGTGTTGGTGGCCGGATCCGCGAGCAGGCCGCGCATGCGCGCCACGCTCTCGGCGAAGCGCTCCTTGAAGCCCGCCACCGCGTTCTCGTCCACCTGCACCTGATGCTCCACCCCGTCGTTCAGGTACACGAGGGAGGCGCGCACCTTCTCCAGGGGCAGCCGGTAGCGCTGCGACACGTAGAGCGCGTAGCCAAGCACCTGCTC from Melittangium boletus DSM 14713 includes the following:
- a CDS encoding hemolysin family protein, translated to MLVFANGIFAGAELALISIRKTRLQELIDQGSGAAGSVKALRDNPERFLATVQIGITVVGSTAAAFGGASIAQRLSAPLQGLGLPPERAEGVAFALVVGLVSYLSLVLGELVPKSLALRYSERYALIIGPPLRGLSRLMKPVVWLLTFSSNLVLRLFGDKTSFTESRLSPEELQQLVEEAARSGGLHPRSGEIASRAFDLADLLVTDVMVPRTRVVALRRHSSPQEVQRMLLEEGHSRMPVYEGSIDHIIGYVVAKDLLSFALEQQLILLEDVLRPAYFVPEAMRALDVLHQMQVRRIQLAIVVDEQGGLAGVVTMKDLVEELVGTIASEHETPPDSIRHEPEGTLVVEATLPIRELNRALEWVELPEGDTWTTVGGLCTSLAGAIPTTGARFTLADGTVLEVVEASARRVKQVRIHPGPRSPETQPPG